A window of the Canis lupus baileyi chromosome 8, mCanLup2.hap1, whole genome shotgun sequence genome harbors these coding sequences:
- the RTCA gene encoding RNA 3'-terminal phosphate cyclase isoform X3 yields MAGQRVEVDGGIMEGGGQILRVSTALSCLLGLPLRVQKIRAGRSTPGLRPQHLSGLEMIRDLCDGQLEGAEIGSTEIIFTPEKIKGGIHTADTKTAGSVCLLMQVSMPCVLFAASPSELRLKGGTNAEMAPQIDYTAMVFKPIVEKFGFQFNCDIKMRGYYPKGGGEVIVRMSPVKQLNPINLTDRGSVTKIYGRAFVAGVLPFKVAKDMAAAAVRCIRKEIRDLYVNIQPVQEPKDQAFGNGNGIIIIAETSTGCLFAGSSLGKRGVNADKVGIEAAEMLLANLRHGGAVDEYLQDQLIIFMALACGVSRIKTGPVTLHTQTAIHFAEQLAKAKFSVKKSEDEEDAAKDAYIIECQGIGMTNPYL; encoded by the exons ATGGCGGGGCAGCGGGTGGAGGTGGACGGCGGGATCATGGAAGGG GGCGGCCAGATCCTGAGGGTGTCTACAGCCCTGAGctgcctcctgggcctccccttGAGGGTGCAGAAGATCCGAGCCGGCCGCAGCACGCCGGGCCTGAG GCCTCAACATTTATCTGGACTGGAAATGATTCGAGATTTGTGTGATGGGCAACTGGAGGGGGCAGAAATTGGCTCAACGGAAATAATATTTACACCAGAGAAGATTAAAGGTGGAATCCACACAGCAGATACCAAGACAGCAGG GAGTGTGTGCCTCTTGATGCAGGTCTCAATGCCCTGTGTTCTCTTTGCTGCTTCTCCATCAGAACTACGTTTAAAAGGTGGAACGAATGCTGAAATGGCACCACAAATTGATTACACAGCCATG GTTTTCAAGCCAATTGTGGAAAAATTTGGTTTCCAATTTAATTGTGACATTAAGATGAG AGGCTACTACCCAAAAGGGGGTGGTGAAGTGATTGTCCGAATGTCACCAGTTAAACAGTTGAACCCAATCAATTTAACTGACCGTGGTTCTGTGACTAAGATATATGGAAGAGCTTTTGTTGCTGGTGTTTTACCATTTAAA GTAGCAAAAGATATGGCAGCGGCAGCTGTAAGATGCATCAGAAAGGAGATTAGGGATCTGTATGTTAACATCCAGCCTGTTCAGGAACCTAAAGACCAAGCCTTTGGCAATGGGAATGGAATAAT cATTATTGCTGAGACATCCACTGGCTGTTTGTTTGCTGGATCATCGCTTGGTAAACGAG GTGTAAATGCAGACAAGGTTGGAATTGAAGCTGCTGAAATGCTATTAGCAAATCTTAGACATGGTGGTGCTGTTGATGAGTATTTGCAAGACCAG ttgatCATTTTCATGGCATTAGCTTGTGGAGTTTCCAGAATAAAAACAGGACCAGTTACACTCCATACACAAACAGCTATACATTTTGCTGAACAATTAGCAAAG GCTAAATTCTCTGTGAAGAAAtcagaagatgaagaagatgCAGCTAAAGATGCTTATATTATTGAGTGCCAAGGAATTGGGATGACAAATCCCTATCTATAg
- the RTCA gene encoding RNA 3'-terminal phosphate cyclase isoform X2, with protein MVLGERWWSHYHELALTMDKGGQILRVSTALSCLLGLPLRVQKIRAGRSTPGLRPQHLSGLEMIRDLCDGQLEGAEIGSTEIIFTPEKIKGGIHTADTKTAGSVCLLMQVSMPCVLFAASPSELRLKGGTNAEMAPQIDYTAMVFKPIVEKFGFQFNCDIKMRGYYPKGGGEVIVRMSPVKQLNPINLTDRGSVTKIYGRAFVAGVLPFKVAKDMAAAAVRCIRKEIRDLYVNIQPVQEPKDQAFGNGNGIIIIAETSTGCLFAGSSLGKRGVNADKVGIEAAEMLLANLRHGGAVDEYLQDQLIIFMALACGVSRIKTGPVTLHTQTAIHFAEQLAKAKFSVKKSEDEEDAAKDAYIIECQGIGMTNPYL; from the exons ATGGTCTTAGGTGAAAGATGGTGGTCGCATTATCATGAACTCGCCCTCACTATGGACAAG GGCGGCCAGATCCTGAGGGTGTCTACAGCCCTGAGctgcctcctgggcctccccttGAGGGTGCAGAAGATCCGAGCCGGCCGCAGCACGCCGGGCCTGAG GCCTCAACATTTATCTGGACTGGAAATGATTCGAGATTTGTGTGATGGGCAACTGGAGGGGGCAGAAATTGGCTCAACGGAAATAATATTTACACCAGAGAAGATTAAAGGTGGAATCCACACAGCAGATACCAAGACAGCAGG GAGTGTGTGCCTCTTGATGCAGGTCTCAATGCCCTGTGTTCTCTTTGCTGCTTCTCCATCAGAACTACGTTTAAAAGGTGGAACGAATGCTGAAATGGCACCACAAATTGATTACACAGCCATG GTTTTCAAGCCAATTGTGGAAAAATTTGGTTTCCAATTTAATTGTGACATTAAGATGAG AGGCTACTACCCAAAAGGGGGTGGTGAAGTGATTGTCCGAATGTCACCAGTTAAACAGTTGAACCCAATCAATTTAACTGACCGTGGTTCTGTGACTAAGATATATGGAAGAGCTTTTGTTGCTGGTGTTTTACCATTTAAA GTAGCAAAAGATATGGCAGCGGCAGCTGTAAGATGCATCAGAAAGGAGATTAGGGATCTGTATGTTAACATCCAGCCTGTTCAGGAACCTAAAGACCAAGCCTTTGGCAATGGGAATGGAATAAT cATTATTGCTGAGACATCCACTGGCTGTTTGTTTGCTGGATCATCGCTTGGTAAACGAG GTGTAAATGCAGACAAGGTTGGAATTGAAGCTGCTGAAATGCTATTAGCAAATCTTAGACATGGTGGTGCTGTTGATGAGTATTTGCAAGACCAG ttgatCATTTTCATGGCATTAGCTTGTGGAGTTTCCAGAATAAAAACAGGACCAGTTACACTCCATACACAAACAGCTATACATTTTGCTGAACAATTAGCAAAG GCTAAATTCTCTGTGAAGAAAtcagaagatgaagaagatgCAGCTAAAGATGCTTATATTATTGAGTGCCAAGGAATTGGGATGACAAATCCCTATCTATAg
- the RTCA gene encoding RNA 3'-terminal phosphate cyclase isoform X4, translating to MVLGERWWSHYHELALTMDKGGQILRVSTALSCLLGLPLRVQKIRAGRSTPGLRPQHLSGLEMIRDLCDGQLEGAEIGSTEIIFTPEKIKGGIHTADTKTAGSVCLLMQVSMPCVLFAASPSELRLKGGTNAEMAPQIDYTAMVFKPIVEKFGFQFNCDIKMRGYYPKGGGEVIVRMSPVKQLNPINLTDRGSVTKIYGRAFVAGVLPFKVAKDMAAAAVRCIRKEIRDLYVNIQPVQEPKDQAFGNGNGIIIIAETSTGCLFAGSSLGKRGVNADKVGIEAAEMLLANLRHGGAVDEYLQDQAKFSVKKSEDEEDAAKDAYIIECQGIGMTNPYL from the exons ATGGTCTTAGGTGAAAGATGGTGGTCGCATTATCATGAACTCGCCCTCACTATGGACAAG GGCGGCCAGATCCTGAGGGTGTCTACAGCCCTGAGctgcctcctgggcctccccttGAGGGTGCAGAAGATCCGAGCCGGCCGCAGCACGCCGGGCCTGAG GCCTCAACATTTATCTGGACTGGAAATGATTCGAGATTTGTGTGATGGGCAACTGGAGGGGGCAGAAATTGGCTCAACGGAAATAATATTTACACCAGAGAAGATTAAAGGTGGAATCCACACAGCAGATACCAAGACAGCAGG GAGTGTGTGCCTCTTGATGCAGGTCTCAATGCCCTGTGTTCTCTTTGCTGCTTCTCCATCAGAACTACGTTTAAAAGGTGGAACGAATGCTGAAATGGCACCACAAATTGATTACACAGCCATG GTTTTCAAGCCAATTGTGGAAAAATTTGGTTTCCAATTTAATTGTGACATTAAGATGAG AGGCTACTACCCAAAAGGGGGTGGTGAAGTGATTGTCCGAATGTCACCAGTTAAACAGTTGAACCCAATCAATTTAACTGACCGTGGTTCTGTGACTAAGATATATGGAAGAGCTTTTGTTGCTGGTGTTTTACCATTTAAA GTAGCAAAAGATATGGCAGCGGCAGCTGTAAGATGCATCAGAAAGGAGATTAGGGATCTGTATGTTAACATCCAGCCTGTTCAGGAACCTAAAGACCAAGCCTTTGGCAATGGGAATGGAATAAT cATTATTGCTGAGACATCCACTGGCTGTTTGTTTGCTGGATCATCGCTTGGTAAACGAG GTGTAAATGCAGACAAGGTTGGAATTGAAGCTGCTGAAATGCTATTAGCAAATCTTAGACATGGTGGTGCTGTTGATGAGTATTTGCAAGACCAG GCTAAATTCTCTGTGAAGAAAtcagaagatgaagaagatgCAGCTAAAGATGCTTATATTATTGAGTGCCAAGGAATTGGGATGACAAATCCCTATCTATAg
- the RTCA gene encoding RNA 3'-terminal phosphate cyclase isoform X5 has product MAGQRVEVDGGIMEGGGQILRVSTALSCLLGLPLRVQKIRAGRSTPGLRPQHLSGLEMIRDLCDGQLEGAEIGSTEIIFTPEKIKGGIHTADTKTAGSVCLLMQVSMPCVLFAASPSELRLKGGTNAEMAPQIDYTAMVFKPIVEKFGFQFNCDIKMRGYYPKGGGEVIVRMSPVKQLNPINLTDRGSVTKIYGRAFVAGVLPFKVAKDMAAAAVRCIRKEIRDLYVNIQPVQEPKDQAFGNGNGIIIIAETSTGCLFAGSSLGKRGVNADKVGIEAAEMLLANLRHGGAVDEYLQDQAKFSVKKSEDEEDAAKDAYIIECQGIGMTNPYL; this is encoded by the exons ATGGCGGGGCAGCGGGTGGAGGTGGACGGCGGGATCATGGAAGGG GGCGGCCAGATCCTGAGGGTGTCTACAGCCCTGAGctgcctcctgggcctccccttGAGGGTGCAGAAGATCCGAGCCGGCCGCAGCACGCCGGGCCTGAG GCCTCAACATTTATCTGGACTGGAAATGATTCGAGATTTGTGTGATGGGCAACTGGAGGGGGCAGAAATTGGCTCAACGGAAATAATATTTACACCAGAGAAGATTAAAGGTGGAATCCACACAGCAGATACCAAGACAGCAGG GAGTGTGTGCCTCTTGATGCAGGTCTCAATGCCCTGTGTTCTCTTTGCTGCTTCTCCATCAGAACTACGTTTAAAAGGTGGAACGAATGCTGAAATGGCACCACAAATTGATTACACAGCCATG GTTTTCAAGCCAATTGTGGAAAAATTTGGTTTCCAATTTAATTGTGACATTAAGATGAG AGGCTACTACCCAAAAGGGGGTGGTGAAGTGATTGTCCGAATGTCACCAGTTAAACAGTTGAACCCAATCAATTTAACTGACCGTGGTTCTGTGACTAAGATATATGGAAGAGCTTTTGTTGCTGGTGTTTTACCATTTAAA GTAGCAAAAGATATGGCAGCGGCAGCTGTAAGATGCATCAGAAAGGAGATTAGGGATCTGTATGTTAACATCCAGCCTGTTCAGGAACCTAAAGACCAAGCCTTTGGCAATGGGAATGGAATAAT cATTATTGCTGAGACATCCACTGGCTGTTTGTTTGCTGGATCATCGCTTGGTAAACGAG GTGTAAATGCAGACAAGGTTGGAATTGAAGCTGCTGAAATGCTATTAGCAAATCTTAGACATGGTGGTGCTGTTGATGAGTATTTGCAAGACCAG GCTAAATTCTCTGTGAAGAAAtcagaagatgaagaagatgCAGCTAAAGATGCTTATATTATTGAGTGCCAAGGAATTGGGATGACAAATCCCTATCTATAg